In one Brassica oleracea var. oleracea cultivar TO1000 chromosome C9, BOL, whole genome shotgun sequence genomic region, the following are encoded:
- the LOC106319339 gene encoding 36.4 kDa proline-rich protein gives MESSKLSSLSLCFILICIIFFPQQSFSCGSCNHRKGGKPSIKPPVTVPKLPVPPVTVPKLPVPPVTVPKLPVPPVTVPKLPVPPVTVPKLPVPPVTVPKLPVPPVTVPKLPVPPVTVPKLPVPPVTVPELPLPPVGGLPIPPVGGLPIPPVGGLPTLPLPPLPIVGPILPPGTNPPTPGGKDCPPPPGSHKPPSGTGKATCPIDTLKLGACVDLLGGLVKIGLGDPAANKCCPLLKGLVEVEAAACLCTTLKIKALNLKLYVPVALQLLLTCGKNPPPGYTCSI, from the coding sequence ATGGAGTCATCCAAACTCTCATCTCTTTCTCTCTGTTTCATTCTCATTTGCATTATCTTCTTTCCCCAACAATCCTTCTCATGTGGCTCCTGCAACCACAGGAAGGGTGGAAAACCCTCCATTAAACCCCCTGTAACTGTTCCCAAGCTACCCGTTCCTCCAGTGACTGTCCCTAAGCTTCCAGTTCCTCCGGTGACAGTTCCAAAGCTACCTGTTCCTCCAGTGACCGTACCTAAGCTTCCAGTTCCTCCGGTGACAGTTCCGAAGCTACCTGTTCCTCCAGTGACCGTACCTAAGCTTCCAGTTCCTCCGGTGACAGTTCCTAAGCTACCTGTTCCTCCTGTCACCGTCCCAAAGCTACCTGTACCTCCCGTGACCGTCCCAGAACTACCACTTCCTCCGGTGGGAGGGCTACCCATACCTCCGGTTGGAGGGCTACCCATACCTCCGGTGGGAGGGCTACCCACATTGCCACTGCCACCATTGCCGATTGTGGGTCCTATTCTTCCTCCGGGGACAAACCCTCCTACTCCAGGAGGAAAAGATTGCCCTCCACCCCCGGGTAGCCATAAGCCTCCATCAGGCACTGGGAAGGCGACATGTCCAATAGACACGCTGAAGTTGGGGGCGTGTGTTGACTTGTTGGGAGGTTTAGTAAAGATAGGGCTTGGAGACCCAGCAGCTAACAAATGCTGTCCGCTACTTAAAGGCCTCGTTGAAGTTGAAGCAGCAGCTTGTCTCTGCACTACACTTAAGATTAAAGCTCTTAACCTTAAGCTGTACGTCCCAGTTGCTCTTCAGCTTCTTCTTACCTGTGGCAAAAACCCACCTCCGGGCTACACTTGCTCCATCTGA